A genome region from Winogradskyella helgolandensis includes the following:
- a CDS encoding tyrosine-type recombinase/integrase, translated as MQSIYELVTLDCQNEHDLEHKTKFSTPKIFDAKGDLSKRWYIYFSYRNPRTGKLKRMKNIYGKAHRFKTKESRYSVLNLYKRRLLKLLKEGYNPFEDNTKFHSEKLKVISQKATILQPKQNMNQTVLDSQQPKFDAVDIYQPNSQPKTVLVEGLKKKTVVDELATAKGHTIDEALDRALLLKINIVSKTTLNDYKSRINQLKKWLKANNKDIIYCNQISKKMVVEFLNYIQLKTSARNRNNYRTVFSSIFQILEDNEIIEKNFISQIKSIKTQPKRNKTYSIKEQEAIFEYLEVNDQLLLLYIKFVSYNLLRPIEVCRLRVKDINLEEKKLQVQAKNKILKTKIIPDKLFKELPDLSKMDGELLLFTPDKLCGHWDTELINRRNYFSNRFKTIVKDHFGYNENYGLYSFRHTFITKLYRGMVKNSSPYNAKSELMEITGHTTMTALEKYLRDIDAQLPEDYSNLL; from the coding sequence ATGCAAAGTATTTATGAATTGGTTACCTTAGACTGTCAAAATGAACACGATTTGGAACACAAAACAAAATTTTCTACACCAAAAATCTTTGATGCTAAAGGTGACCTGAGTAAGCGTTGGTACATTTACTTCTCTTATCGCAATCCTCGAACGGGTAAGCTCAAGAGAATGAAAAATATTTACGGAAAAGCTCACCGCTTTAAAACTAAAGAGTCACGTTATTCCGTTTTGAACCTTTACAAAAGGAGATTGCTCAAACTTTTAAAAGAGGGATATAATCCATTTGAAGATAATACAAAGTTTCATAGTGAGAAACTTAAGGTGATTTCTCAAAAAGCAACCATTCTGCAACCAAAACAGAATATGAATCAAACAGTTTTAGATTCTCAGCAACCGAAATTTGATGCGGTTGATATTTACCAACCAAATTCTCAACCAAAAACGGTTTTGGTTGAAGGTTTAAAAAAGAAAACTGTAGTAGACGAATTGGCAACAGCTAAAGGACATACAATAGATGAAGCCCTTGATAGAGCTCTACTGTTGAAGATAAATATTGTTAGTAAAACCACTTTAAATGATTATAAAAGTAGAATCAACCAATTAAAGAAATGGTTGAAGGCTAACAATAAAGATATAATTTATTGCAACCAAATAAGTAAGAAAATGGTTGTTGAATTTTTAAATTATATACAATTAAAAACATCAGCAAGAAATCGTAATAATTATAGAACAGTTTTTAGTAGCATATTTCAAATTCTTGAGGATAATGAAATCATTGAGAAGAATTTTATCTCTCAAATTAAATCTATTAAAACGCAACCGAAACGAAATAAAACCTATTCTATTAAAGAACAGGAAGCAATATTTGAATATTTAGAGGTTAATGATCAATTATTGCTACTTTATATAAAATTTGTTTCTTATAATCTTTTGAGACCAATAGAGGTATGTCGATTAAGAGTAAAGGATATAAATTTAGAAGAAAAAAAACTTCAAGTTCAAGCCAAAAACAAGATTTTAAAGACAAAAATTATTCCTGATAAACTATTTAAAGAATTACCAGATTTATCAAAAATGGATGGTGAATTATTACTGTTTACACCAGATAAATTATGTGGTCATTGGGATACAGAACTGATTAATCGAAGGAATTACTTTAGTAATCGTTTTAAAACGATTGTTAAAGACCATTTTGGATATAATGAAAATTATGGACTGTATAGTTTTAGGCATACATTTATCACTAAACTATACAGAGGCATGGTGAAGAATTCATCACCATATAATGCAAAGAGCGAGCTTATGGAGATAACAGGACATACAACCATGACTGCGTTAGAAAAGTATCTAAGAGATATCGATGCGCAATTGCCTGAGGATTATTCTAATTTATTATAA
- a CDS encoding HNH endonuclease, producing MIVILGLLVFAGIVALVMKLNSNESRGLGREKKTSIDNRYYERVHNESQRNEKTHNSVVLRASKNSLNIQNYKSNNDKYKFDNWKGETLNYLERSLSVSDLLIKKEPNNINYGDLLLSFEWRYKRLRILLRDCYKCRDCGCRGSYNHVHHNYYVKDKLPWNLNDEALVTLCAECHSKRHLNKTIPVYGDEYNKNEVSSANPICNRCGGMGYIPQYWYYDNGICFKCNGNLISETVFQKVLESRYKTLDKYDKNNNLVRDRARSFIMKLTDDELKYKLPNVQKYIMQPPTQTFIDNDLPF from the coding sequence ATGATTGTGATTTTAGGATTATTAGTGTTTGCAGGTATTGTTGCATTGGTAATGAAGTTAAATTCAAATGAATCTCGAGGTTTAGGAAGAGAAAAAAAAACATCGATAGATAATAGATATTATGAAAGAGTTCATAATGAATCCCAAAGGAATGAAAAAACACACAATTCTGTTGTTTTAAGAGCTTCAAAAAACAGTTTAAATATTCAAAATTATAAAAGCAATAATGATAAGTATAAGTTTGATAATTGGAAGGGAGAAACCTTAAATTATCTGGAAAGAAGTTTATCAGTATCAGATTTATTAATTAAAAAAGAACCAAATAATATCAATTATGGTGATTTGCTTTTGTCTTTTGAATGGCGATATAAAAGACTTAGAATATTATTAAGAGACTGTTATAAATGTAGAGATTGTGGGTGTCGAGGTAGTTATAATCATGTGCATCACAACTATTACGTTAAAGATAAACTTCCATGGAATCTCAATGATGAAGCACTTGTAACCTTGTGCGCTGAATGTCATTCAAAAAGACATTTAAATAAAACTATACCAGTCTATGGAGATGAGTATAATAAAAATGAAGTGTCGAGTGCAAATCCAATCTGCAATAGATGTGGTGGTATGGGGTATATCCCTCAATATTGGTATTATGATAATGGAATTTGTTTTAAGTGTAATGGAAATTTAATTTCAGAAACTGTTTTCCAAAAAGTTTTAGAGTCAAGATATAAAACGTTGGATAAATATGATAAAAATAACAACTTAGTCAGAGACAGAGCAAGGTCTTTCATTATGAAATTGACTGATGATGAGTTAAAGTATAAGTTGCCAAATGTTCAAAAATATATTATGCAACCACCAACACAAACTTTTATAGATAATGATTTACCGTTTTAA
- a CDS encoding AAA family ATPase, with translation MRLAAVFIEDQDSDNGDLTINLGGFNYYDIKVGNGRCRINAAKNEIFVDNLFDLSNTVTNISAIVGNNGSGKTSLIYKVIDLLNGNYTTGFTIWEDRDRNVYINNYRWTIPISHIGFTPKPLKKEIGTIYYSPYLDHKIRASGIDISADRYLREDLVNIDSTYDANTKVVISERLKRADYKRFIKFQKSKFAKKVIAQYGLLNDNLYKVVFIRHKIKTSERGIDFDETPDDFRDFLFRLFSQIQSEYDSINRSVATDVERYELHKNLFKNIILMDLFCLLIRLMEKSNFYLQEGHFDNREEAKEIINSNLSATVKFEYWLRNYHYSKGGKHPLPDKEVLAILYYLNNYIDNLEYGEDVILHLNWGKNFILFEESNLNELLDLNESLLAALPKYYLATENGDKNIFDSVSELQHFVSPEFAERRLSSGETAMLNLYSRLYDFFSRHILDIQTIKKEDYYLLFLDEADLGYHPSWKRSFVNTVIEFSIDFFKELGAKVQIVFTTHDPLSLSDIPNTNVIYLHSEVNNRILGLDNQLRPSATFAANVNDLLGHSFFLDNLLIGDFANSKIKWVIKWINSNRDKNGDYNIDEFTDVKKIIKLIEEPVLRNKLVEMLSDIEVDEVFINDMIEKQTNYLRDILRRNHKK, from the coding sequence ATGAGATTAGCAGCAGTTTTTATTGAAGATCAGGATTCAGATAATGGTGATTTAACTATTAATTTAGGGGGTTTTAATTATTATGATATTAAAGTTGGAAATGGTAGATGTAGAATTAATGCAGCAAAGAATGAAATCTTTGTAGATAATCTGTTTGATTTAAGTAATACAGTAACTAATATTTCTGCTATTGTTGGCAATAATGGAAGTGGAAAAACTTCATTAATATATAAAGTAATTGATCTATTAAATGGAAATTATACCACAGGTTTTACAATTTGGGAGGATAGAGATAGAAATGTATATATCAATAATTATAGATGGACAATTCCTATTTCTCACATCGGTTTTACACCTAAACCTCTTAAAAAAGAAATAGGGACTATATATTATTCACCATACTTAGATCATAAAATAAGAGCTTCGGGAATAGATATTAGTGCAGATCGTTACCTGCGTGAAGATTTAGTAAACATAGACTCAACTTATGATGCTAATACTAAAGTTGTAATCTCTGAAAGATTAAAGCGTGCAGATTATAAAAGATTTATAAAGTTTCAGAAATCTAAATTTGCAAAGAAAGTAATTGCTCAATATGGATTATTAAATGACAATTTATATAAGGTTGTATTTATTAGACATAAAATAAAGACTTCAGAAAGAGGTATAGACTTTGACGAGACACCTGATGATTTTAGAGACTTTTTATTTCGTTTGTTTAGTCAGATTCAGTCTGAATATGATTCAATCAATAGATCCGTTGCTACAGATGTTGAACGCTATGAACTTCATAAAAATTTATTCAAGAATATAATTTTGATGGATCTTTTTTGTTTGTTGATAAGACTGATGGAGAAAAGTAATTTCTATTTACAAGAAGGACATTTTGATAATCGGGAAGAGGCAAAAGAAATTATCAACTCTAATTTGTCAGCAACTGTAAAGTTTGAGTATTGGTTAAGAAATTACCATTATTCAAAAGGAGGAAAGCATCCTCTGCCAGATAAAGAGGTTTTAGCTATTTTATACTATTTAAACAATTATATTGACAATTTAGAATATGGCGAAGATGTAATACTACATTTAAATTGGGGTAAAAATTTCATTTTATTTGAGGAAAGCAACTTGAATGAATTATTAGACTTAAACGAGAGTCTATTAGCTGCTTTGCCAAAATATTATTTGGCAACTGAAAATGGTGATAAAAATATTTTTGATTCCGTAAGTGAATTACAGCATTTTGTTAGTCCAGAGTTTGCAGAACGCAGATTAAGCTCAGGGGAAACAGCTATGTTGAACTTGTATAGTAGACTCTACGATTTTTTTTCAAGGCATATACTAGATATTCAAACCATAAAAAAAGAAGATTATTATTTGTTATTTTTAGATGAGGCTGATTTAGGGTACCATCCGTCATGGAAGAGGTCGTTTGTTAATACAGTTATTGAGTTTTCTATAGATTTCTTTAAGGAATTAGGTGCTAAAGTGCAAATAGTATTTACGACACATGATCCTCTTTCATTAAGTGATATTCCTAATACCAATGTGATTTACTTGCATTCAGAAGTAAATAATAGAATATTAGGACTAGATAACCAATTAAGGCCAAGTGCTACATTTGCTGCAAACGTTAATGATCTATTAGGACACTCTTTTTTCCTTGACAATCTTCTCATTGGCGATTTTGCAAATTCTAAAATTAAATGGGTGATAAAATGGATTAATAGTAACAGAGACAAGAATGGTGATTATAATATAGACGAATTTACAGATGTAAAAAAAATTATTAAATTAATCGAAGAGCCTGTGTTAAGAAATAAATTGGTTGAAATGCTAAGTGATATTGAAGTGGATGAAGTATTTATAAATGATATGATCGAAAAACAAACAAATTATTTAAGAGATATCTTGAGAAGAAATCATAAAAAATGA
- a CDS encoding protein NO VEIN domain-containing protein gives METHFEILIDASGSMGFMKGSKEHEDEYLLPDQKSTRTDLVKKILIESLLNNLSFVEILEISSFRNSYNFDAKGNRKKSYKWEVNKEGVKEYVWYYPMPHKLHPVYKDGYNKESIITAVNSIKNPEIGGTPLWWALSVTIHKPVNKLNILILSDGDANDKENFDEEILSLIKEKKKDCTIHFIGIAQDDVALKKSKNLAEKTGGIYTNLKALNYDKDALNVLLSKLNTTIVAKALDDNIKETQSIAAISIIEKPKIEGREKIVEDKKVLAEEKAAAAETDSTVLEKQVHKNTTSLEYISSQLNNILSLLHSNDQIEDDVVVVENKIHNERIGRSAEEYLYEKLQELFKRDSIKVTWLNENGEQGKPYDFLVENDKDTFYYECKGSASDLNEFQLTKNEWDFYLENKGKYRLCYVKNVDSIPQYGRFMDLLKDMESRQLIPCAKQNKAYKANRVVFTINNSKIAWI, from the coding sequence ATGGAAACACATTTTGAAATACTTATTGATGCTTCTGGTAGTATGGGTTTTATGAAAGGAAGCAAAGAACATGAAGATGAATATTTATTGCCAGATCAAAAAAGCACACGTACAGATTTAGTAAAAAAAATATTAATTGAATCGCTTCTCAATAATTTGTCTTTTGTTGAAATATTAGAAATTTCTTCATTCCGAAATAGCTATAATTTCGACGCAAAGGGAAATAGAAAAAAAAGTTATAAATGGGAAGTAAATAAAGAAGGTGTTAAAGAATATGTATGGTATTATCCTATGCCACACAAGTTACACCCAGTTTACAAAGATGGTTACAATAAAGAATCAATTATTACTGCAGTTAATTCAATTAAAAACCCTGAAATTGGAGGTACACCACTATGGTGGGCTTTATCTGTAACTATACATAAACCAGTTAATAAACTGAATATTTTGATTTTAAGTGATGGTGATGCTAATGATAAAGAAAATTTTGACGAAGAAATTTTAAGCCTAATAAAAGAGAAAAAGAAGGACTGTACAATTCATTTTATCGGTATAGCTCAAGACGATGTGGCTTTAAAGAAATCTAAAAATTTAGCAGAAAAAACAGGTGGTATTTATACCAATTTAAAGGCTTTAAATTATGATAAGGATGCATTAAATGTGCTGTTGTCTAAATTAAATACCACAATAGTAGCTAAGGCTTTAGATGATAATATAAAAGAAACCCAATCTATTGCAGCAATCAGCATAATTGAAAAACCTAAAATAGAAGGGAGAGAAAAAATTGTTGAAGACAAAAAGGTACTAGCAGAAGAAAAAGCAGCAGCCGCAGAAACTGACTCAACTGTTTTAGAAAAGCAAGTGCATAAAAACACAACATCTTTAGAATATATATCTAGTCAATTAAACAATATTTTGAGCCTTTTACACTCTAATGATCAAATTGAGGATGATGTTGTAGTAGTAGAAAACAAAATACATAATGAACGCATTGGTCGTTCAGCTGAAGAGTATTTATATGAAAAATTGCAAGAGCTTTTTAAGCGTGATTCTATTAAAGTGACTTGGTTAAACGAAAATGGAGAGCAAGGTAAGCCTTATGATTTTTTAGTGGAAAATGATAAAGACACATTTTATTATGAGTGCAAAGGATCAGCTTCTGATTTAAATGAATTTCAATTGACCAAAAATGAGTGGGATTTCTATTTAGAGAACAAAGGAAAATATAGGTTGTGTTATGTGAAAAATGTAGATTCTATTCCGCAATATGGGCGTTTTATGGATTTACTGAAAGATATGGAATCTCGTCAACTAATTCCATGTGCCAAACAAAACAAAGCTTATAAAGCTAATAGAGTTGTGTTTACAATTAATAATTCAAAGATAGCATGGATTTAA
- a CDS encoding DUF6339 family protein — MSKIFTTESLSLLRDEFKNYEALDDFLAKYKNETFDFRLVDLEDDSSYPVLNEEAVDQFYRSYKNNPKDEFSLAKILYEALPINSNQASNNLYWLYLNLDSFFSYIKERWIQKLDDDETEDDQGLKNDIERFFLSLEPSQNSLMKSPIAGLWWAIQLTVDETLADKYYYSKIFLSERNLRDKNIGSYQLIRDRKVLQAALDFYHKYKDAELDGRRIGSEAIAQQMIKTLNQIGGLTVLSYLEKDEVFEKLEAYKDTVFQRARKVQLGKKVSRKRIEEIKKKQEGFFAGEESIPKDPQKEPKNRIKGRAENKKQTKEKALKYFNLRTNGEYNLTGNAVKGFDYQMGIGKSCKNGYLLICYNESGYINRIKVSELFKKKRKLYQNGIYGGNTINRILLTEEKAIIGIIYHSNGSKYFKAFLTDQLKSNNGNVGLQGYKTMSDEYDTLEYLMLPIELETKLTRLIFKSFNATGKSFDNSTYKKEFAIINDYSDNVEYNLF; from the coding sequence ATGAGTAAGATATTTACAACAGAAAGTCTTTCATTATTAAGAGATGAATTTAAGAACTACGAAGCGCTAGATGACTTTTTAGCTAAATATAAAAACGAGACCTTCGATTTTCGTTTAGTAGACTTAGAGGATGATTCTAGTTATCCTGTTTTAAATGAGGAAGCAGTAGATCAATTTTATAGGTCATATAAAAACAATCCTAAAGATGAATTTTCGTTAGCAAAAATTTTATATGAAGCACTTCCCATAAATTCAAACCAAGCATCTAATAATTTGTATTGGTTATACCTTAATCTCGATTCTTTTTTTAGCTACATAAAAGAGCGTTGGATTCAGAAATTGGATGATGATGAGACTGAAGATGATCAGGGTTTGAAAAATGATATAGAAAGGTTTTTCTTGTCCCTTGAGCCATCTCAGAATAGCTTAATGAAGTCGCCAATTGCAGGTTTATGGTGGGCAATTCAATTAACAGTAGATGAAACCCTTGCTGATAAATATTACTACAGCAAAATTTTTCTTTCAGAAAGAAACTTAAGGGATAAAAACATTGGGTCATATCAGTTGATCAGAGATAGAAAAGTACTACAAGCGGCTTTAGATTTTTACCATAAATATAAAGATGCAGAACTAGATGGTAGAAGAATTGGTTCAGAAGCAATTGCACAGCAAATGATAAAAACTTTAAACCAAATAGGCGGTTTAACAGTATTGAGTTATTTAGAAAAGGATGAAGTGTTTGAAAAATTGGAAGCATATAAAGACACTGTTTTTCAAAGAGCAAGAAAAGTTCAATTAGGTAAAAAAGTATCAAGAAAACGTATAGAAGAAATAAAAAAGAAACAAGAAGGTTTCTTTGCAGGCGAAGAGAGTATTCCAAAAGATCCACAAAAAGAGCCTAAAAACCGAATTAAGGGTAGGGCTGAAAATAAAAAACAGACAAAAGAAAAAGCTTTAAAATATTTTAATTTAAGAACTAATGGAGAATATAATTTAACAGGCAATGCTGTTAAAGGTTTTGATTATCAAATGGGAATCGGTAAAAGTTGTAAAAACGGTTACTTACTTATTTGTTATAATGAATCAGGCTATATCAATAGAATAAAGGTTTCAGAATTATTTAAAAAGAAACGTAAACTTTACCAAAATGGCATTTATGGAGGTAATACTATAAATCGAATTTTATTAACTGAGGAGAAAGCTATAATTGGTATTATTTACCATAGTAATGGTTCTAAATACTTCAAGGCATTTCTTACAGATCAATTAAAAAGTAATAATGGTAATGTTGGGCTTCAAGGGTATAAAACAATGAGTGATGAATATGACACTTTAGAATACTTAATGTTACCTATAGAATTAGAAACTAAACTTACTAGACTTATTTTTAAGTCATTTAATGCTACGGGTAAGTCTTTTGATAATTCTACTTACAAAAAAGAGTTTGCAATAATTAATGATTATAGTGACAATGTTGAGTATAATCTTTTTTAA
- a CDS encoding putative phage abortive infection protein has product MRISENKIVKEQIDSYLVKYYTKLSFLFIALAVFGGLFLLLPAFLTNNYDFKNLGPIGDLVGGFLNPIIGVVAALLTFLAFYIQYLANLQVQEQFKIQQFESQFYKMLDLHKDNINEMKVTFFDHVTSQEFAIGIDKKIIPDKKLISSEVFRSVEGRKLFHGMVRELESIIQVVIEESNKYLGKDISNYPNIYEYLLNYAYRIFFFGLGSEQASLRVCFQMLDTNVTLKLIKIQGKFYERHKLGVTNRQSSHQFSFYPFEGHESRLSHYYRNLYAIVKMVTTKYAGGYGTKDYYVARNYLKILRAQLSNSEQHLLYLNYRIGFGKDWNSIKPRNTNYLTTYRMIHNIPVDRITIPESPRKHFEAYIKGNEVSRKDTLFEWGDYD; this is encoded by the coding sequence ATGAGAATATCTGAAAATAAAATCGTTAAAGAACAAATTGATTCTTATTTAGTAAAGTACTACACTAAATTAAGTTTTTTATTTATAGCTTTAGCAGTATTCGGAGGCTTATTCTTATTACTTCCTGCTTTTCTTACTAATAATTATGATTTCAAAAATTTAGGACCTATCGGAGATTTAGTAGGCGGATTTTTAAATCCAATCATAGGAGTAGTTGCAGCACTATTAACTTTTTTAGCATTCTATATTCAATATCTAGCAAACCTTCAAGTTCAAGAACAATTTAAAATTCAACAATTTGAATCTCAGTTTTATAAAATGTTAGATCTTCATAAAGATAATATCAATGAAATGAAAGTAACATTTTTTGATCACGTTACCTCGCAAGAATTTGCAATAGGAATCGATAAAAAAATTATACCTGATAAAAAATTAATCTCTTCTGAGGTTTTTAGATCCGTGGAAGGTAGAAAGTTGTTTCATGGAATGGTTAGGGAATTAGAATCAATAATTCAAGTTGTAATAGAAGAATCAAATAAATATTTAGGAAAGGATATTTCTAATTATCCAAATATTTATGAGTATCTATTAAATTATGCCTATAGAATCTTCTTTTTTGGATTAGGCTCTGAACAAGCTTCTTTGCGAGTTTGTTTTCAGATGTTAGATACTAATGTAACTTTAAAATTAATTAAAATTCAAGGGAAGTTTTATGAGAGGCACAAATTAGGAGTAACAAATAGGCAAAGTTCACATCAATTTAGTTTTTATCCTTTTGAAGGACATGAATCAAGGCTATCTCATTATTATAGAAATCTGTATGCCATAGTTAAAATGGTTACAACTAAATATGCAGGGGGATACGGTACAAAAGATTATTATGTAGCTAGAAATTACTTAAAAATTTTAAGAGCGCAGCTTTCTAATTCAGAACAACATCTACTGTATCTAAATTATAGAATTGGTTTTGGTAAAGATTGGAATAGTATAAAACCACGTAACACTAATTATCTTACTACTTATAGAATGATTCATAATATTCCAGTGGATAGAATTACTATCCCTGAAAGTCCAAGAAAACACTTTGAAGCTTATATAAAAGGAAATGAGGTAAGCAGAAAAGACACTCTTTTTGAGTGGGGAGATTACGATTGA